One segment of Streptomyces sp. NBC_00576 DNA contains the following:
- the gabT gene encoding 4-aminobutyrate--2-oxoglutarate transaminase, producing MTSLPQERRLVTAIPGPKSQALQARRLAAVAAGVGSVLPVFTARAGGGIVEDVDGNRLIDFGSGIAVTSVGASAEAVVRRATAQLADFTHTCFMVTPYEGYVEVAEALAELTPGDHAKKSALFNSGAEAVENAVKIARAYTKRQAVVVFDHGYHGRTNLTMALTAKNMPYKQGFGPFAPEVYRVPVAYGYRWPTGPENAGPEAAAQAIDQISKQVGADNVAAIIIEPVLGEGGFIEPAKGFLPAVRQFAADNGIVFVADEIQSGFCRTGQWFACEDEGIVPDLITTAKGIAGGLPLAAVTGRAEIMDAAHAGGLGGTYGGNPVACAGALGSIETMKELDLNARAKHIETVMKARLAAMAEKYDVIGDIRGRGAMIAIELVKDRTTKEPHPEATAALAKACHQEGLLVLTCGTYGNVLRFLPPLVIGEDLLNEGLDIIEQAFTSI from the coding sequence ATGACCTCCCTCCCCCAGGAGCGCCGCCTAGTCACCGCCATCCCCGGCCCGAAGTCGCAGGCGCTCCAGGCCCGACGTCTCGCCGCCGTCGCGGCCGGTGTCGGCTCGGTGCTGCCCGTGTTCACCGCGCGGGCGGGCGGCGGGATCGTCGAGGACGTCGACGGGAACCGGCTGATCGACTTCGGGTCCGGCATCGCCGTGACGTCGGTCGGTGCGAGCGCCGAGGCGGTCGTGCGCCGGGCGACGGCCCAGCTCGCCGACTTCACGCACACCTGTTTCATGGTCACCCCGTACGAGGGGTACGTCGAGGTCGCCGAGGCGCTCGCCGAACTGACGCCGGGCGACCACGCCAAGAAGAGCGCCCTGTTCAACAGCGGTGCCGAGGCCGTCGAGAACGCGGTGAAGATCGCCCGCGCCTACACCAAGCGGCAGGCCGTCGTCGTGTTCGACCACGGGTACCACGGGCGCACGAACCTCACCATGGCTCTCACCGCCAAGAACATGCCGTACAAGCAAGGCTTCGGGCCGTTCGCGCCCGAGGTGTACCGCGTACCGGTCGCCTACGGCTACCGCTGGCCCACCGGCCCGGAGAACGCCGGTCCCGAGGCCGCCGCGCAGGCGATCGACCAGATCAGCAAGCAGGTCGGGGCGGACAACGTCGCCGCGATCATCATCGAACCGGTCCTCGGCGAGGGTGGCTTCATCGAGCCCGCGAAGGGCTTCCTGCCGGCCGTTCGCCAGTTCGCCGCCGACAACGGCATCGTCTTCGTCGCCGACGAGATCCAGTCCGGGTTCTGCCGGACCGGTCAGTGGTTCGCCTGCGAGGACGAGGGCATCGTGCCCGATCTGATCACCACCGCCAAGGGCATCGCGGGCGGGCTGCCGCTCGCCGCCGTCACCGGGCGCGCCGAGATCATGGACGCCGCGCACGCGGGCGGCCTGGGCGGAACCTACGGCGGAAACCCGGTCGCCTGCGCGGGCGCGCTCGGCTCGATCGAGACGATGAAGGAGCTCGACCTCAACGCGCGGGCCAAGCACATCGAGACCGTCATGAAGGCGCGGCTGGCCGCCATGGCCGAGAAGTATGACGTCATCGGCGACATCCGCGGCCGGGGCGCCATGATCGCCATCGAGCTGGTCAAGGACCGCACCACCAAGGAGCCCCACCCGGAGGCGACCGCGGCTCTGGCCAAGGCCTGCCATCAGGAGGGTCTGCTGGTCCTTACCTGTGGCACGTACGGCAACGTCCTCCGCTTCCTGCCGCCGCTGGTGATCGGCGAGGACCTCCTCAACGAGGGCCTCGACATCATCGAGCAGGCCTTCACCAGCATCTGA
- a CDS encoding RICIN domain-containing protein, translated as MVTNNKRRAPVRTGVSPRRRVRGGLLATLALLAASTLTFAAPARAADADTVWEQVEALAANEDAIAAFEDPNIGPVIIFAKDHTDDIDNLQPPAGWKDSSGQTPTSWPKPHTARSVLFTIDELQTVISSVYDAVQPDGDLTYDVFAGFDGPTDRVVLQTTAPASVTDPLAAKYSGKLVIQRQTAAAPQIPSCNPADGPLASGYLSDPLTQLQELAGFNCALSYFVDANIGPVVIFPKDYVGDIHNLPKPTNWTDAGGSAPSNWPTPNTARSVLFTSDKMTEVIKAAYERLAPSGDDTFNTFARYDGQSDRIVVLTGAPSSATNALLSAYPGMITIKPSPTNNVRMINVNSGKALNAEGCGTGTGINQWASLNDTCQQWQFDATSDGHYTITNVKSGKVLENLNCATSTGALMGLATPADNACQKWDFAEADGHYTITNVKNGLAMDVKDCSAADGALVRQWTSYGNNCQKWDIVLVNS; from the coding sequence ATGGTGACGAACAACAAGCGAAGAGCGCCGGTCCGGACCGGCGTCTCGCCCCGTCGGCGGGTCCGCGGCGGTCTCCTTGCCACCCTGGCCCTGCTGGCCGCCAGTACGCTGACCTTCGCCGCCCCCGCGCGAGCCGCCGACGCGGACACCGTCTGGGAGCAGGTGGAGGCCCTGGCCGCGAACGAAGACGCCATCGCCGCTTTCGAGGACCCCAACATCGGGCCGGTGATCATCTTCGCGAAGGACCACACCGACGACATCGACAACCTGCAACCACCAGCGGGCTGGAAGGACTCCTCCGGGCAGACCCCCACCAGCTGGCCAAAGCCCCACACCGCGAGGAGCGTACTCTTCACCATCGACGAGCTCCAGACCGTCATCAGCTCGGTCTACGACGCGGTGCAACCCGACGGTGACCTGACGTACGACGTCTTCGCGGGCTTCGACGGGCCGACCGACCGGGTGGTGCTGCAGACCACTGCCCCGGCCTCGGTCACCGACCCGCTGGCCGCCAAGTACTCCGGCAAGCTCGTCATCCAGAGGCAAACGGCCGCCGCACCGCAGATCCCCAGTTGCAATCCGGCAGACGGTCCACTCGCGTCGGGGTACCTCTCGGACCCTCTGACCCAGCTGCAGGAGCTGGCCGGCTTCAACTGCGCCCTCTCGTATTTCGTCGACGCCAATATCGGGCCGGTGGTCATCTTCCCGAAGGACTACGTCGGCGACATCCACAACCTCCCGAAGCCGACGAACTGGACCGACGCCGGCGGAAGCGCGCCGAGCAACTGGCCCACCCCCAACACCGCACGCAGTGTGCTGTTCACCTCCGACAAAATGACGGAGGTCATCAAGGCCGCCTACGAACGGCTCGCGCCCAGCGGTGACGACACCTTCAACACGTTCGCCCGCTACGACGGCCAGAGCGACCGGATCGTGGTGCTCACGGGTGCTCCGTCGTCGGCCACCAACGCGCTACTCAGCGCATATCCCGGCATGATCACGATCAAGCCCAGCCCGACCAACAACGTCCGGATGATCAACGTCAACAGCGGCAAGGCCCTCAACGCGGAGGGCTGCGGTACCGGGACCGGGATCAACCAGTGGGCCTCGCTGAACGACACCTGCCAGCAGTGGCAGTTCGACGCCACGAGCGACGGCCACTACACCATCACCAACGTCAAGAGCGGCAAGGTCCTGGAGAACCTCAACTGCGCAACATCGACCGGCGCGTTGATGGGCCTGGCAACCCCCGCCGACAATGCCTGCCAGAAGTGGGACTTCGCCGAGGCCGACGGCCACTACACCATCACCAACGTCAAGAACGGCCTGGCCATGGACGTGAAGGACTGTTCGGCGGCCGACGGCGCTCTGGTCCGCCAGTGGACCTCTTACGGCAACAACTGCCAGAAGTGGGACATCGTGCTGGTCAACAGCTGA
- a CDS encoding NAD(P)/FAD-dependent oxidoreductase, with product MAPSAMTHGNVNRWTKSLSDAQPVAYWLDDPGRPRPEPALTGAESCDLLVVGGGYSGLWTALIAKERDPQRDVVLVEGREVGWAASGRNGGFCAASLTHGLANGLARWPDEIHQLQELGAHNLDEIEKAVARHSLDCDFERTGEIDVATEPHQAAELRTWYEELAGKGLATGTEFLGAEAVREQVASPTFLAGLHDRTGVAMLNPAKLVWGLKRACLRLGVRVYEHTPALTLRPYGAGMAVRTPYGSVRARRIALGTNIFPNLVKRVRAYTVPVYDYALMTEPLSETQLADIGWRNRQGLGDSANQFHYFRLSADNRILWGGYDAIYPYGGRVRAEYDDRPETYAKLADHFFTCFPQLEGVRFTHAWGGAIDTCSRFSAFFGTAHGGRVAYAAGFTGLGVGATRFGADVMLDLLAGERTERTSLEMVRKKPLPFPPEPLAWTGIALTKWSLARADARGGRRNLWLKTMDRLGLGFDS from the coding sequence ATGGCCCCAAGCGCCATGACCCATGGAAATGTAAATCGCTGGACGAAGTCACTTTCCGACGCCCAGCCGGTCGCCTACTGGCTGGACGACCCCGGCAGGCCCCGCCCCGAACCCGCCCTCACCGGCGCCGAGAGCTGCGACCTGCTGGTGGTGGGCGGCGGTTACAGCGGGCTGTGGACCGCGCTGATCGCCAAGGAGCGCGACCCGCAGCGGGACGTCGTGCTCGTCGAGGGCCGCGAGGTGGGCTGGGCCGCCTCGGGCCGCAACGGCGGCTTCTGCGCCGCCTCCCTCACCCACGGCCTGGCCAACGGCCTCGCCCGCTGGCCGGACGAGATCCACCAGCTCCAGGAGCTCGGCGCGCACAACCTCGACGAGATCGAGAAGGCCGTGGCCCGGCACTCACTCGACTGCGACTTCGAACGCACCGGCGAGATCGACGTCGCCACCGAACCGCATCAGGCGGCCGAACTCCGCACCTGGTACGAGGAGTTGGCGGGCAAGGGCCTCGCGACCGGTACCGAGTTCCTGGGCGCGGAAGCGGTACGGGAGCAAGTCGCGTCCCCCACCTTCCTGGCCGGCCTGCACGACCGCACCGGCGTCGCGATGCTCAACCCGGCGAAACTGGTCTGGGGCCTGAAAAGGGCCTGCCTGCGCCTGGGCGTCCGCGTCTACGAGCACACCCCGGCCCTCACCCTGCGGCCGTACGGCGCCGGAATGGCCGTACGCACGCCCTACGGGTCGGTCCGCGCCCGCCGGATCGCGCTCGGCACGAACATCTTTCCGAACCTGGTCAAGCGTGTGCGCGCGTACACGGTCCCCGTCTACGACTACGCGCTGATGACCGAACCCCTGAGCGAGACGCAGCTCGCCGACATCGGCTGGCGCAACCGGCAGGGCCTCGGGGACAGCGCCAACCAGTTCCACTACTTCCGGCTGAGCGCCGACAACCGCATCCTGTGGGGCGGTTACGACGCGATCTATCCGTACGGCGGCCGGGTGCGCGCCGAGTACGACGACCGTCCGGAGACCTACGCCAAGCTGGCCGACCACTTCTTCACCTGCTTCCCGCAGCTGGAGGGCGTCCGCTTCACGCACGCGTGGGGCGGGGCGATCGACACCTGCTCGCGTTTCTCGGCGTTCTTCGGCACCGCGCACGGGGGCAGGGTGGCGTACGCGGCGGGGTTCACCGGCCTCGGGGTCGGCGCCACCCGGTTCGGCGCGGACGTGATGCTGGACCTGCTGGCGGGGGAGCGCACGGAGCGGACGTCGCTGGAGATGGTCCGCAAGAAGCCGCTGCCGTTCCCGCCCGAGCCGCTCGCATGGACCGGCATCGCGCTCACCAAGTGGTCGCTGGCACGGGCGGACGCACGCGGCGGCCGGCGCAACCTGTGGCTGAAGACGATGGACCGGCTGGGGCTGGGCTTCGACAGTTGA
- a CDS encoding ATP/GTP-binding protein translates to MDSDGTQDARGTHANPVPRPAGPPGVPSVPPRPVGAPRPVEQGAPQGVPQGVPARASVAEWLNEPRPDAKPGIWRYGYRLPKGAQAAERLSPVTVVGLLVPLVVGLFLWSLWRRGAMPYQSVLLKLFTPEDWWWGGTVSPKGWEGSAAVLVYNGVFFLVLLYGMGRLGSWPDIARHFVGRRSQPSRALLAALGALLTLSFVFPNAFPGVGWDALPLVDAVVALVALISGGFDVFGSTAFKVGLYTVITLLVVWPFARIGGWWAYAKERLAARKAAAGPTGPAPADRPREQWPDLREAGQYEAAELLTAEVAGGRMNDVDCARVEHAWTLARRDGLLAAFRDTVLRQGAAAWVHPSGARDLSRRTARHDLSAGQVRIGRWAEAERAPLVYHGAGAALGPEVLGTSLLAVGPSGAGKTRHLVEPVTEALALRALTGQCAFVAVSAPGAHLAADSGFDVVVRIGDRSSVHDLDPYADSDDPDEAAAFLAEALVGDLDTVGTDSAATALAQVLGPYRAAYGRFPALPVLRELLESDPAELSALRDALAADQFTVMRRELDVRIRQAASPSDVGRVLADRLALLNRPVFDGFFGGGGTARPFSLRSLAQHPLRVRIDLPEHGHEEAARLITRLVLAQFCAVVRDGQRPHFACLVVDDATGTVTAGSVRRIQRLRTQNAGVVLALRTIGDVPEALHGPLYGAVGCRMAFSGVTTWDGSRFAQAWGTAWVETRDVAKHTVFADQPMTRAIHALRKLVTGKAVTTDAVTVRTVERERWSASELAHEVPPGHAVLSLTTVEGEHAPPLLVNLRA, encoded by the coding sequence ATGGACAGCGACGGGACGCAGGACGCGCGGGGTACGCATGCGAATCCTGTGCCGCGTCCGGCGGGGCCGCCGGGCGTGCCGTCCGTGCCGCCTCGGCCGGTCGGGGCCCCTCGGCCCGTCGAGCAGGGGGCGCCGCAGGGGGTGCCGCAGGGGGTGCCCGCTCGTGCGTCCGTCGCCGAGTGGCTCAATGAGCCTCGGCCCGATGCCAAGCCCGGGATCTGGCGGTACGGATACCGGCTGCCGAAGGGGGCGCAGGCGGCGGAGCGTCTCTCCCCGGTGACCGTTGTCGGGCTGTTGGTCCCGCTCGTCGTCGGGTTGTTCCTGTGGTCGCTCTGGCGGCGGGGCGCGATGCCGTACCAGTCGGTGCTGCTGAAGCTGTTCACGCCGGAGGACTGGTGGTGGGGCGGCACCGTCTCGCCCAAGGGATGGGAGGGCAGCGCGGCTGTCCTCGTCTACAACGGTGTTTTCTTCCTTGTGCTGCTCTATGGGATGGGGCGGCTCGGTAGTTGGCCCGACATCGCCCGGCATTTTGTCGGGCGCAGGTCACAGCCGTCGCGGGCGCTGCTCGCCGCTCTGGGGGCCCTTCTCACGCTCAGTTTCGTGTTTCCGAACGCCTTTCCGGGCGTCGGCTGGGACGCCCTGCCGCTCGTTGACGCGGTCGTCGCCCTCGTCGCGTTGATCTCCGGCGGGTTCGATGTGTTCGGGTCGACCGCCTTCAAGGTCGGCCTCTACACCGTCATCACCCTGCTTGTCGTGTGGCCGTTCGCCCGCATCGGTGGCTGGTGGGCGTACGCGAAGGAGCGGCTGGCCGCGCGCAAGGCCGCCGCCGGGCCCACCGGGCCCGCGCCCGCCGACCGGCCCCGCGAGCAGTGGCCCGACCTCCGGGAGGCCGGTCAGTACGAGGCCGCCGAGCTGCTCACCGCCGAGGTGGCCGGCGGTCGTATGAACGACGTGGACTGTGCCCGGGTCGAGCACGCGTGGACGCTCGCCAGGCGGGACGGGCTGCTCGCGGCCTTCCGGGACACCGTGCTGCGACAGGGCGCGGCGGCCTGGGTCCACCCCTCCGGAGCCCGGGACCTGTCCCGGCGTACGGCGCGTCACGACCTCTCCGCGGGGCAGGTGCGCATCGGGCGGTGGGCCGAGGCCGAGCGGGCCCCGCTCGTCTATCACGGCGCCGGCGCGGCTCTCGGGCCCGAGGTGCTGGGCACCTCCCTGCTCGCGGTCGGACCGTCGGGGGCGGGCAAGACTCGGCACCTCGTCGAACCGGTGACCGAGGCGCTGGCGCTGCGGGCGCTCACCGGGCAGTGCGCCTTTGTTGCGGTCTCCGCGCCGGGAGCCCACCTTGCCGCAGACTCCGGGTTCGATGTCGTCGTGCGGATCGGGGACCGTTCCTCCGTCCACGACCTCGACCCCTACGCCGACTCCGACGACCCCGACGAGGCGGCCGCCTTCCTCGCCGAGGCGCTGGTGGGCGACCTCGACACCGTCGGCACCGACAGTGCCGCCACCGCGCTCGCCCAGGTGCTCGGCCCCTACCGGGCGGCGTACGGTCGCTTCCCGGCGCTGCCGGTGCTGCGGGAACTGCTGGAGAGCGACCCGGCCGAGCTGTCCGCCCTGCGGGACGCCCTGGCGGCGGACCAGTTCACCGTCATGCGGCGCGAACTCGACGTACGCATCCGGCAGGCGGCCAGCCCGAGCGACGTCGGCCGTGTCCTCGCCGACCGGCTCGCGCTGCTGAACCGGCCGGTCTTCGACGGATTCTTCGGCGGGGGTGGCACGGCTCGGCCCTTCTCCCTGCGCTCCCTCGCCCAGCATCCGCTGCGCGTCCGTATCGACCTGCCCGAGCACGGCCACGAGGAGGCCGCCCGGCTGATCACGCGGCTGGTCCTCGCCCAGTTCTGTGCCGTCGTACGAGACGGACAGCGCCCCCACTTCGCCTGTCTGGTCGTCGACGACGCCACCGGGACGGTCACCGCCGGCTCCGTACGCCGTATCCAGCGGCTGCGCACCCAGAACGCGGGCGTCGTCCTCGCCCTGCGGACGATCGGCGACGTCCCGGAGGCGCTGCACGGGCCGCTGTACGGTGCCGTCGGCTGCCGGATGGCGTTCTCCGGCGTGACGACCTGGGACGGCAGCCGGTTCGCCCAGGCCTGGGGCACGGCCTGGGTGGAGACGCGGGACGTGGCCAAGCACACCGTCTTCGCGGACCAGCCGATGACCCGTGCCATCCACGCCCTGCGCAAGCTGGTCACCGGCAAGGCCGTCACCACCGATGCCGTGACCGTACGTACCGTCGAACGGGAGCGCTGGTCGGCGTCCGAACTGGCGCACGAAGTGCCGCCGGGGCACGCGGTGCTGTCGCTGACGACGGTCGAGGGCGAGCACGCGCCGCCGCTGCTGGTGAATCTGCGGGCCTGA
- a CDS encoding ATP-binding protein, whose protein sequence is MTVPVSRTDSLPQAFTTFVGRRHDIAEVRRLLGSARLLTLTGVGGVGKTRLALEVATSARNAFPDGTWLVDVGAVRDPSAVATAAATAGGIVDLGARSALGTLAEHLAEHRALIVLDNCEHLLDACAELVGTLLSACPELTVLATSRQTLGIAGENVFTVLPLKVPDEAVELLRDRVSAVRPDFRITGANWDAVTRLCADLDGLPLAIELTASRLRTLTVEQVVERLADRFALLTGGSRTAGPRQRTLRAAMDWSYELCSPTERLLWNRLSVFAGGFALDAAEDVCAGEAIPAQEVLDLLDRLVVQSVVMLTEHEGLHRYRLLNTIREYGRGRLAESGEEEHLLRRHRDFHLALAERVADGWYGPGQEEALTRLRAEHSNLLVALARDDDPQATLALAAALRFHWCVGGFLAEGRRQLDRALAAAPEPTPARARALCAASWVALLQADHAATDLWLTEAGELGELQDDQVVRAYVVGLRGSSAMFQGRLAEAVPLFERAIAAHTAAEGEASAVFQLFQLAAVQMCTGNPRGVETGRQTVYLAQAHGERWARAHALWALSWDAWRHGDREEPLVMIRAALEIERGFNEPLTTALMLETLAWIVASHEEYERAGRLMGSARRLLRDLGVDIYAFGPRTAEDHGRCEESVVRALGPEAYERALSIGGSHDSPGRAIDHALDPGAEPAVPVTAPGPLTPRELEVAAMVARGMSSRQIAARLVLSLRTVDFHVGNIRTKLGFRTRAQIAGWWVSTQGPTE, encoded by the coding sequence GTGACCGTACCGGTGTCCCGAACGGACAGCCTGCCTCAGGCGTTCACCACGTTCGTGGGCAGGCGCCACGATATCGCCGAGGTCCGCCGCCTCCTCGGCTCGGCGCGGCTGCTGACTCTCACCGGGGTGGGCGGCGTGGGCAAGACGCGCCTGGCGCTGGAAGTGGCCACCTCGGCCAGGAATGCCTTCCCCGACGGGACGTGGCTGGTCGACGTGGGAGCGGTGCGGGACCCTTCGGCGGTGGCAACCGCTGCCGCCACCGCTGGGGGCATCGTGGATCTGGGCGCCAGATCCGCCCTCGGTACGCTCGCCGAGCATCTGGCCGAGCACCGGGCGCTGATCGTGCTTGACAACTGCGAGCATCTGCTCGACGCCTGCGCCGAGTTGGTGGGCACGCTGTTGTCGGCCTGCCCTGAACTGACCGTACTCGCGACGAGCCGCCAGACGCTCGGCATCGCCGGTGAGAATGTGTTCACCGTGCTGCCCTTGAAGGTTCCGGACGAAGCGGTCGAACTCCTGCGAGACCGTGTCTCCGCCGTACGGCCCGACTTCCGGATCACCGGCGCGAATTGGGACGCGGTCACCCGGCTGTGCGCCGACCTGGACGGGCTGCCGCTCGCCATCGAGTTGACCGCGTCCCGGCTGCGTACGCTCACCGTCGAACAGGTCGTGGAGCGGCTGGCGGACCGTTTCGCGCTGCTCACCGGCGGCAGCCGGACCGCGGGACCCCGGCAGCGGACCCTGCGCGCGGCGATGGACTGGAGTTACGAGCTGTGCTCGCCGACCGAGCGGCTGCTGTGGAACCGGCTGTCGGTCTTCGCAGGTGGCTTCGCACTGGACGCGGCGGAGGACGTCTGCGCCGGAGAAGCCATCCCCGCTCAGGAGGTGCTGGACCTCCTCGACCGGCTGGTCGTCCAGTCCGTCGTCATGCTCACCGAGCACGAGGGCCTGCACCGTTACCGGCTGCTGAATACCATCCGCGAGTACGGCCGGGGGCGGCTCGCCGAGTCCGGCGAGGAGGAGCACCTGCTGCGGCGGCATCGCGACTTCCACCTGGCCCTGGCGGAACGCGTCGCCGACGGCTGGTACGGGCCCGGCCAGGAGGAGGCCCTGACCCGACTGCGTGCCGAGCACTCCAATCTGCTGGTCGCGCTGGCTCGCGACGACGACCCGCAGGCCACGCTCGCGCTGGCCGCGGCGCTGCGCTTCCACTGGTGCGTCGGCGGATTCCTCGCCGAAGGGCGACGGCAGCTCGACCGTGCGCTCGCCGCCGCGCCCGAACCCACCCCCGCCCGTGCCCGGGCGCTCTGCGCCGCGTCCTGGGTGGCGCTGCTGCAGGCCGACCATGCGGCGACCGACCTGTGGCTGACCGAGGCAGGAGAGCTGGGCGAGCTGCAGGACGATCAGGTGGTACGCGCCTACGTCGTGGGCCTTCGCGGCTCATCGGCGATGTTCCAGGGACGTCTGGCGGAGGCCGTCCCCCTGTTCGAACGCGCGATCGCCGCCCACACGGCGGCCGAGGGGGAAGCCTCGGCGGTCTTCCAGCTGTTCCAGTTGGCGGCGGTGCAGATGTGCACGGGAAATCCGCGTGGGGTGGAGACCGGCCGACAGACGGTCTACTTGGCGCAGGCGCACGGTGAGCGGTGGGCGCGCGCGCATGCGCTGTGGGCACTGAGCTGGGACGCCTGGAGGCATGGTGACCGCGAGGAGCCCCTGGTGATGATCCGGGCCGCGCTCGAGATCGAGCGCGGTTTCAACGAGCCGCTCACCACCGCGCTGATGCTGGAGACGCTCGCCTGGATCGTCGCTTCCCACGAGGAGTACGAACGAGCAGGTCGGCTCATGGGCTCCGCGCGCAGGCTGTTGCGCGACCTGGGTGTGGACATTTACGCGTTCGGTCCACGGACGGCCGAGGACCACGGACGGTGCGAGGAGTCGGTCGTACGAGCACTGGGTCCGGAAGCGTACGAGAGGGCACTCTCGATCGGCGGCAGTCACGACAGTCCCGGCCGAGCCATCGACCATGCCCTGGATCCTGGCGCCGAACCGGCGGTTCCGGTCACCGCCCCCGGTCCTTTGACACCTCGGGAACTGGAGGTGGCCGCGATGGTGGCCAGGGGCATGAGTAGCCGGCAGATCGCCGCCAGACTGGTCCTGTCGCTGCGCACGGTCGACTTCCACGTCGGGAACATCCGTACCAAGCTCGGCTTTCGAACCCGCGCGCAGATCGCGGGCTGGTGGGTGTCGACCCAGGGGCCGACGGAGTGA
- a CDS encoding ABC transporter permease, which translates to MAFVNSIGRWLKSHFVVIAGLVTLGYLLLPNVVVTVFSFNKPKGRFNYEWQQFSTDAWRDPCGVAGMCGSLSLSLRIAFWATIGATVLGTMIAFALVRYRFRARGTVNSLIFLPMAMPEVVMAASLLTLFLNLGAQLGFWTILIAHIMFCLSFVVVAVKARVMSMDPRLEEAARDLYAGPVQTFVRVTLPIVAPGIAAGALLAFALSFDDFIITNFNAGSTVTFPMFVWGSAQRGTPVQINVIGTAMFLIAVLFVLTGMVIGNRRNRQKSA; encoded by the coding sequence ATGGCCTTCGTGAATTCGATCGGGCGCTGGCTCAAGAGCCATTTCGTCGTCATCGCGGGACTGGTGACCCTCGGCTATCTCCTGCTGCCGAACGTCGTCGTCACGGTGTTCTCCTTCAACAAACCCAAGGGCCGCTTCAATTACGAGTGGCAGCAGTTCTCGACGGACGCCTGGCGGGATCCCTGCGGGGTCGCCGGCATGTGCGGCTCGCTCTCGCTCAGCCTGCGGATCGCCTTCTGGGCGACCATCGGTGCGACCGTCCTCGGCACGATGATCGCCTTCGCGCTGGTGCGGTACCGCTTCCGTGCGCGGGGCACCGTCAACTCCCTCATCTTCCTCCCGATGGCGATGCCCGAGGTCGTCATGGCGGCCTCGCTGCTCACGCTGTTCCTCAACCTGGGCGCACAGCTGGGCTTCTGGACGATCCTGATCGCCCACATCATGTTCTGCCTCAGCTTCGTCGTCGTCGCCGTGAAGGCCCGCGTGATGTCGATGGACCCACGGCTGGAGGAGGCCGCCCGGGACCTGTACGCGGGCCCGGTGCAGACCTTCGTACGCGTCACCCTGCCGATCGTGGCGCCCGGGATCGCGGCGGGCGCGCTGCTCGCCTTCGCGCTCTCCTTCGACGATTTCATCATCACCAATTTCAACGCGGGATCGACCGTCACCTTCCCCATGTTCGTCTGGGGTTCGGCGCAGCGCGGAACGCCCGTTCAGATCAATGTCATCGGTACGGCCATGTTCCTGATCGCCGTACTGTTCGTGCTGACCGGAATGGTCATCGGCAACCGTCGAAACAGGCAGAAGAGCGCATAG
- a CDS encoding phosphatase PAP2 family protein, producing MRRSDLIGHPEATPPASGWPTSRSLLSVLTLAVLLFALITWQVAVHGPLARADERLSDSLVHPSPGWALLADLGSIVVAVPVLLVVLVYVGLRARRADTERWGREPVAAGVLMAAVPAIVVPMKELVARAGPPVMGPGTGFYPSGHTATAVVAYGSATLLLLPWLRRTYARRLVLTGCLALNAAVAVGLVVRGFHWPLDVVASWCLCGALLILLRLFVRRPSR from the coding sequence GTGCGACGATCCGATCTGATCGGCCACCCCGAAGCGACCCCCCCTGCTTCGGGGTGGCCGACCTCTCGGAGTCTCCTCTCCGTCCTGACCCTCGCGGTCCTCCTCTTCGCGCTGATCACCTGGCAGGTCGCCGTCCACGGCCCCCTCGCCCGCGCGGACGAACGCCTCAGCGACTCACTCGTCCACCCGTCCCCCGGCTGGGCACTCCTCGCCGACCTCGGCAGCATCGTGGTCGCCGTTCCCGTCCTCCTCGTCGTCCTGGTGTACGTCGGTCTGCGCGCACGGCGGGCGGATACGGAGCGCTGGGGGCGGGAACCGGTCGCAGCAGGCGTGCTGATGGCGGCCGTACCGGCGATCGTCGTACCCATGAAGGAGCTCGTCGCCCGGGCCGGGCCGCCGGTGATGGGCCCCGGCACCGGGTTCTACCCCTCCGGTCACACCGCGACAGCCGTCGTGGCCTACGGCTCAGCCACACTGCTCCTGCTGCCGTGGCTGCGCCGTACGTACGCCCGTCGGCTCGTCCTGACCGGCTGTCTCGCCCTCAACGCCGCCGTCGCCGTCGGGCTGGTCGTCCGTGGTTTCCACTGGCCGCTGGACGTGGTGGCGAGCTGGTGCCTGTGCGGGGCGCTGCTGATCCTGCTGCGGCTGTTCGTCCGCAGGCCCTCACGCTGA